A region of Piscinibacter gummiphilus DNA encodes the following proteins:
- a CDS encoding ATP-binding protein, translating to MNDLSAPLLRSFLFGPFVLVPEQQSLVRDGEPVRLGTRALALLSVLVEQAGELVGKQALIARVWPGAEVDESNLKVNMAALRRALGDADRYIATVTGRGYRFVAPVRAGTSPRRPTRDAPRAAHNLPIGSTRVFGRADAIASIADALETARLVSVVGPGGIGKTTVALAAAERIVGRFTDGVWLIDLAPLKDPLLVPHAIAAAIGVGVTSADLLATTCEFLLDRRMLLVLDSCEHVLEAATRCAERILAGAVDVRILATSREPLMADQEQVQRLPGLASPPEGSGLNAGDALRWPAVELFAERASERLEHYRLSDADAPLVADICRRLDGMALAIELAATRVDVFGVAGLFAQLSDRVAVPAGRRAGPERHRTLAATIDWSIGLLSPEDARFLRALAVFSGPFDAAGAGAVAAASTAEALAILTLLADKSLVATDIDDVHITYRLLETTRSHCLDQLLAHGETPMARQRHAEHVCLVLERAAAELARRPASDWGAAYGRMIDDLRGALDWTGGHARNRTLRIRLTLAGISLWNHFSLMEECRVRVSQVAGELESAGLAGTGFDMKLKLWLAGTTMFTEGLKPVAMDTLQQALRIAEQTGDTDCRLRCLMMIGVYEFFTGEHEAGLRTIEAFSALACAEDPTILPEGEVHLGIGELFLGRLPNARQRLEALRRRDLRYFASHGVRYHSDPKISLASVLTQVQWLTGSPDEARRTAEEAIDAARRGGHHLSLNNILSYACPVYYWSGDFDACAQVVAQLEEHVVRHGIASRRPLATFYRAALDGARQGPSAGVLDRLRASIDDFTRTNHLARLPYYLSVLAETRLRAGLVGEADAAIQRALAVAHEHNEGWALPEVLRVHAAILLAQDRRHEAGQRLLKSMAKAQGAGTLSWRLRAAIDLATLWRCGDKETVATAILQAVVDQFTEGSGTRDLRTATTLLDTLAATARPG from the coding sequence GTGAATGACCTCAGCGCCCCCCTCCTCCGGTCGTTTCTCTTCGGCCCTTTCGTCCTGGTGCCGGAGCAGCAGTCGCTCGTCCGGGACGGCGAGCCCGTGCGCCTCGGCACACGGGCGCTCGCGCTGCTCTCGGTGCTGGTCGAACAGGCTGGCGAGCTGGTCGGCAAGCAGGCGCTGATCGCCCGGGTGTGGCCCGGCGCGGAGGTCGACGAGAGCAACCTGAAGGTCAACATGGCCGCGCTGCGGCGCGCGCTCGGCGACGCGGACCGGTACATCGCCACCGTGACGGGCCGGGGCTACCGGTTCGTCGCGCCCGTCCGGGCCGGAACCTCGCCTCGCCGCCCCACGCGCGACGCGCCTCGCGCCGCGCACAATCTCCCGATCGGGAGCACCCGCGTCTTCGGCCGCGCCGACGCCATCGCGTCGATCGCGGACGCCCTGGAGACGGCTCGCCTGGTCTCGGTCGTCGGCCCGGGCGGGATCGGCAAGACGACGGTCGCCCTCGCCGCTGCCGAACGCATCGTGGGCCGGTTCACCGACGGGGTGTGGCTCATCGACCTCGCCCCGCTGAAGGACCCGCTGCTCGTGCCCCACGCGATCGCGGCGGCCATCGGGGTGGGGGTCACCTCCGCCGACCTGCTCGCGACGACCTGCGAGTTCCTGCTGGACCGTCGCATGCTCCTCGTCCTCGACAGCTGCGAGCACGTGCTCGAGGCCGCCACCCGCTGCGCCGAGCGAATCCTCGCGGGCGCCGTGGACGTGCGGATCCTCGCAACCAGCCGCGAGCCGCTGATGGCGGACCAAGAGCAGGTGCAGCGACTGCCCGGCCTGGCGTCACCACCCGAGGGTTCGGGCCTGAACGCCGGCGATGCGTTGCGCTGGCCGGCCGTCGAGTTGTTCGCCGAACGCGCGAGCGAACGGCTGGAGCACTACCGGCTGTCGGATGCCGATGCGCCGCTCGTGGCGGACATCTGCCGCCGGCTCGACGGCATGGCACTCGCGATCGAGCTCGCGGCCACCCGCGTCGACGTCTTCGGCGTGGCAGGACTCTTCGCGCAGCTGTCCGACCGCGTCGCGGTGCCCGCCGGGCGGCGCGCGGGCCCCGAGCGGCACCGCACGCTGGCGGCCACCATCGACTGGAGCATCGGCCTGCTGTCGCCGGAGGACGCGAGGTTCCTTCGGGCCCTCGCCGTGTTTTCCGGGCCCTTCGACGCCGCCGGCGCAGGCGCCGTCGCGGCCGCGTCGACCGCCGAGGCCCTGGCCATCCTCACGTTGCTCGCGGACAAGTCGCTCGTCGCGACGGACATCGACGACGTCCACATCACCTACCGGCTGCTCGAGACCACCCGCAGCCACTGCCTGGATCAGCTGCTCGCCCACGGCGAAACGCCCATGGCCCGACAGCGCCACGCCGAGCACGTCTGCCTCGTGCTGGAACGCGCCGCGGCGGAGCTGGCACGCCGGCCGGCGAGCGACTGGGGTGCCGCGTACGGCCGGATGATCGACGACCTGCGCGGCGCGCTCGACTGGACCGGCGGGCACGCCCGGAACCGCACGCTGCGCATCCGGCTGACACTGGCCGGCATCTCGCTCTGGAACCATTTCTCGTTGATGGAGGAGTGCCGCGTGCGGGTGTCTCAGGTGGCCGGAGAACTCGAGTCCGCCGGACTCGCGGGCACCGGCTTCGACATGAAACTCAAGCTCTGGCTGGCCGGCACGACGATGTTCACCGAAGGCCTGAAGCCGGTCGCGATGGACACGCTGCAGCAGGCGCTCCGCATCGCCGAACAGACCGGCGACACCGACTGCCGGCTCCGTTGCCTGATGATGATCGGCGTCTACGAGTTCTTCACCGGGGAACACGAGGCCGGCCTGCGCACGATCGAGGCCTTCTCGGCGCTGGCCTGTGCCGAGGACCCGACGATCCTGCCGGAGGGCGAAGTCCACCTGGGCATCGGCGAGCTGTTCCTGGGACGGCTTCCGAACGCACGCCAGCGGCTGGAAGCCCTCCGCCGCCGTGACCTCCGGTACTTCGCCAGCCACGGCGTGCGCTACCACTCCGACCCGAAGATCAGCCTCGCGTCGGTCCTCACCCAGGTGCAATGGTTGACCGGGTCGCCCGACGAAGCCCGCCGGACCGCCGAGGAGGCGATCGACGCGGCGAGGCGCGGCGGGCATCACCTCTCGCTGAACAACATCCTCTCGTATGCCTGTCCGGTGTACTACTGGTCCGGTGATTTCGATGCGTGCGCGCAGGTGGTGGCGCAACTCGAGGAGCACGTCGTCCGGCACGGCATCGCATCGCGCCGGCCGCTCGCGACCTTCTACCGGGCCGCGCTCGACGGCGCCCGCCAGGGACCGTCGGCGGGCGTGCTGGACCGGCTGCGGGCGTCCATCGACGACTTCACGCGCACCAACCACCTCGCGCGCCTGCCCTACTACCTGAGCGTCCTCGCCGAGACACGCCTGCGCGCCGGCCTCGTGGGCGAAGCGGACGCGGCCATCCAGCGTGCACTGGCCGTGGCCCATGAACACAACGAAGGGTGGGCACTGCCGGAGGTGCTGCGCGTCCACGCAGCCATCCTGCTGGCTCAGGACCGGCGGCACGAGGCCGGCCAGCGGCTGCTGAAGTCGATGGCCAAGGCCCAGGGGGCGGGCACGCTGTCGTGGCGCCTGCGGGCCGCCATCGACCTGGCGACGCTCTGGCGTTGCGGCGACAAGGAAACGGTCGCCACCGCCATCCTGCAGGCGGTGGTCGACCAGTTCACCGAAGGTTCCGGCACGCGTGACCTCCGCACCGCCACCACGCTGCTGGACACCCTCGCGGCGACCGCGCGGCCCGGCTGA
- a CDS encoding C1 family peptidase, which yields MATASRSSKRSTPSARKAAAKSPARKAAAPKKVAAPTADPVADTRFLRMARPDALDYRDRWFRPSVGRAPAPTLFPKDGLPVRHQGSTNACTGFGLSLVVEHLLRSAGREAKPSISPFMLYSMARRYDEFPGSTEDEGSSTRGALKGWFKHGACRDVLFPGLDMPAASSSLKDDWWADAVRRPLGAYYRLDPQAITDLHAALNEVGILFVSAGCHSGWDEGINAPTRRKRPTSFKDIWEIPVLPGEAAHAGHAFAIVGYNERGFLIQNSWGTDWGSYGYALLTYDDWLHNAMDCWVAQLGVVTHEHTAISQAITLRTGATGKVALAADKVLRNREISPFIVNMGNNGALSNSGVFRTKPDDVRAIVDVHLAEARKRWGLKDDDTVDVCIFAHGGLVGEEAAADIAAQWIPLLYDARIFPVFLMWETDFFTTALNCIEDAIKGIPRTVGGGFSFERWWNERLERLLARPGTLIWGEMKENADLLSAYRPDASDDEQAGGVLLYRHFKHGVANKKIRLHFVGHSAGSIVASAMIDRLAQDGLRFESVSFMAPAVTVKAFDEQVRPHLADGTVKRYQQFHLTDRAEEDDHTCGPYRRSLLYLVSQSFEGGTTTPILGMQKFFEAYGPSLPNTTVRVAPGPETASTSHGGFDNDRLTQRHIVDFILGRA from the coding sequence ATGGCCACCGCCTCCCGTTCGTCCAAGCGCTCGACCCCGTCCGCCAGGAAGGCGGCTGCAAAGTCCCCCGCCCGCAAGGCGGCTGCGCCGAAGAAGGTGGCCGCACCCACCGCGGACCCCGTGGCCGACACGCGTTTCCTGCGCATGGCGCGCCCCGATGCGCTCGATTACCGCGACCGCTGGTTCCGCCCGTCGGTCGGCCGCGCGCCGGCGCCCACGCTGTTCCCGAAGGACGGCCTGCCCGTCCGTCACCAGGGCAGCACCAACGCCTGCACCGGTTTCGGCCTGTCGCTCGTGGTCGAGCACCTGCTGCGCTCGGCCGGCCGCGAGGCCAAGCCGTCGATCTCGCCGTTCATGCTGTACTCGATGGCGCGGCGGTACGACGAGTTCCCGGGGTCCACCGAGGACGAGGGCTCCAGCACGCGCGGCGCGCTCAAGGGCTGGTTCAAGCACGGCGCCTGCCGTGACGTGCTGTTCCCCGGCCTCGACATGCCCGCGGCCAGCAGCTCGCTGAAGGACGACTGGTGGGCCGACGCCGTGCGCCGTCCGCTCGGCGCGTACTACCGCCTCGACCCGCAGGCCATCACCGACCTGCACGCGGCACTCAACGAGGTGGGCATCCTGTTCGTGAGCGCCGGTTGCCACTCGGGCTGGGACGAGGGCATCAACGCCCCGACGCGCCGCAAGCGCCCCACGTCGTTCAAGGACATCTGGGAGATTCCCGTGCTGCCCGGCGAGGCGGCCCACGCGGGACACGCCTTCGCGATCGTCGGCTACAACGAGCGCGGCTTCCTGATCCAGAACTCCTGGGGCACCGACTGGGGCTCGTACGGCTACGCGCTGCTCACCTACGACGACTGGCTGCACAACGCGATGGACTGCTGGGTGGCGCAGCTGGGCGTGGTGACCCACGAGCACACGGCGATCTCCCAGGCGATCACGTTGCGCACGGGCGCGACCGGCAAGGTGGCGCTCGCCGCCGACAAGGTGCTGCGCAACCGCGAGATCTCGCCCTTCATCGTCAACATGGGCAACAACGGCGCGCTGAGCAACAGCGGCGTGTTCCGCACGAAGCCCGACGACGTGCGCGCCATCGTCGACGTGCACCTGGCCGAGGCCCGCAAGCGATGGGGCTTGAAGGACGACGACACCGTCGACGTCTGCATCTTCGCGCACGGCGGCCTGGTGGGCGAGGAGGCCGCGGCCGACATCGCCGCGCAGTGGATCCCGCTGCTCTACGACGCGCGCATCTTCCCCGTCTTCCTGATGTGGGAGACCGACTTCTTCACCACCGCGCTCAACTGCATCGAGGACGCGATCAAGGGCATCCCGCGCACCGTGGGCGGCGGTTTCTCGTTCGAGCGCTGGTGGAACGAACGCCTCGAGCGGCTGCTGGCGCGCCCGGGCACGCTGATCTGGGGCGAGATGAAGGAAAACGCCGACCTGCTGAGCGCCTACCGCCCCGATGCGTCCGACGACGAACAGGCCGGCGGCGTGCTGCTGTACCGCCACTTCAAGCACGGCGTGGCCAACAAGAAGATCCGCCTGCACTTCGTGGGCCACTCGGCCGGCTCCATCGTCGCCAGCGCGATGATCGACCGGCTCGCGCAGGACGGCCTGCGCTTCGAGTCGGTGAGCTTCATGGCGCCGGCCGTGACGGTGAAGGCGTTCGACGAGCAGGTCCGGCCCCACCTGGCCGACGGCACGGTGAAGCGCTACCAGCAGTTCCACCTCACCGACCGCGCGGAGGAGGACGACCACACCTGCGGCCCGTACCGTCGCTCGCTGCTGTACCTCGTGAGCCAGTCGTTCGAAGGCGGCACCACCACGCCGATCCTCGGGATGCAGAAGTTCTTCGAGGCCTACGGGCCGTCGCTGCCGAACACCACGGTGCGGGTCGCACCCGGGCCGGAGACCGCGAGCACGAGCCATGGCGGGTTCGACAATGACCGGCTGACGCAGCGGCACATCGTCGACTTCATCCTCGGACGGGCGTGA
- a CDS encoding carboxymuconolactone decarboxylase family protein has product MSRIHVVELSTATPEQKVLLEAIQKQLGMVPNFLKVFANSPVALQAFLGLHGVAGAGSLDPLDRERIALTLAQQNGCQYCVSAHTAIGRKTGLSDEEMAAAREGTSDDPTSAAILKFARSLMARHGEVSALELTEVRSAGVDEAQIVEVITHVGMNFLTNILGKASLVEIDFPSVKLELA; this is encoded by the coding sequence ATGAGTCGCATCCACGTCGTCGAACTTTCCACCGCCACGCCCGAGCAGAAGGTGCTGCTGGAAGCCATCCAGAAGCAGCTGGGCATGGTGCCCAATTTCCTCAAGGTCTTCGCCAACTCGCCTGTGGCGCTGCAGGCCTTCCTCGGGCTGCACGGCGTCGCCGGCGCCGGCAGCCTGGACCCCCTCGACCGTGAGCGCATCGCGCTCACGCTCGCGCAGCAGAACGGGTGCCAGTACTGCGTCTCGGCGCACACGGCGATCGGACGCAAGACCGGCCTCTCCGACGAGGAGATGGCCGCGGCGCGCGAGGGCACGAGCGACGACCCGACCTCGGCCGCGATCCTGAAGTTCGCGCGCAGCCTGATGGCCCGCCACGGCGAGGTCTCGGCGCTGGAACTGACCGAGGTCCGCAGCGCGGGGGTCGACGAGGCGCAGATCGTCGAGGTGATCACCCATGTCGGGATGAACTTCCTGACGAACATCCTCGGCAAGGCCAGCCTCGTCGAGATCGACTTCCCGAGCGTGAAGCTCGAACTCGCCTGA
- a CDS encoding response regulator transcription factor — protein MVQIKPQHVNVAIQHLEPLLARGVHSALTGAPGIQIVEAGGARPGERVHVVVTDWAQAERLLLAPRGPWSCAPCVLVIAAQVRQQPLVSAMRRGLGGLVLASCNESELVAAVHALAGGHGYICAEVAQRIAADFAREPLTTREEDVLQLLARGLCNKSIAGRLGIAVGTVKAHVKSIFGKLEASSRTEAASIATELGIIAIPGVAPREALALS, from the coding sequence ATGGTCCAGATCAAGCCCCAGCACGTGAACGTCGCGATCCAGCACCTCGAGCCGCTGCTGGCCCGCGGGGTGCATTCCGCCCTGACCGGCGCGCCGGGCATCCAGATCGTGGAGGCCGGCGGCGCACGACCCGGAGAGCGCGTGCACGTCGTCGTCACGGACTGGGCGCAGGCCGAGCGGCTGCTGCTCGCCCCGCGCGGCCCGTGGTCCTGCGCGCCGTGCGTGCTGGTCATCGCCGCACAGGTGCGGCAGCAGCCGCTGGTGTCGGCGATGCGCCGCGGGCTGGGGGGGCTGGTGCTGGCCTCGTGCAACGAGTCCGAACTGGTGGCCGCGGTGCATGCGCTCGCTGGCGGCCACGGCTACATCTGTGCCGAGGTGGCGCAACGCATCGCCGCCGACTTCGCCCGCGAGCCGCTGACGACCCGCGAGGAGGACGTGCTGCAACTGCTCGCCCGTGGCCTGTGCAACAAGTCCATCGCGGGCCGGTTGGGCATCGCGGTGGGCACCGTCAAGGCCCACGTCAAGTCCATCTTCGGGAAGCTCGAAGCGTCTTCCCGCACCGAGGCCGCCAGCATCGCGACCGAGCTGGGAATCATCGCGATTCCCGGCGTCGCGCCGCGCGAGGCCCTTGCCCTGTCCTGA
- a CDS encoding ATP-binding protein — translation MTNLPHVQPRSYRFGPFVLVPERQQLLLEGSPVRIGGRALDILTALVERPGEVVGKRALMDRVWPDVVVDEGNLKVNMAALRRALGDGSGTPTDAYIATVTGRGYRFVAPVESLGESAPHSPAAPRPGHNLPIGTTRIFGRTDVIESLSAELETGRLVSIVGPGGIGKTTVALAVAERSLDEFPEGVWLIDLATLTDPELVPNAIAAAIGVGVTSADMLGSTCDFLQGRRTLLLLDSCEHVIDAVAGCAERILARAPGVRILATSREPLMVNRERVRRLLGLSSPPEGATVDAGDALRYPAIQLFVERARERVDSYNLSDADAPVVADICRRLDGMALAIELAATRVDVFGVAGLLSQLNDRFSVLTGRRAGPERHRTLAATLEWSFGLLSPDEAAFLQAMAVFSGSFDPEGALAVSATARPEAMARLALLADKSLISTDIDGDRIAYRLMDTTRSHCRERMQSNGDLAAVQQRHAEHICAVLERATVEWEQRPANEWGASYGRFIDDLRGALEWTSRDDTNRVLRIRLTLAGILLWNHFSLTEECRVQVSRAVRELDATGLSGTELEMKLKLWLGGSSMFTEGLKPVSMDTLRRALEIAERTGNGDYRMRCLIMIGIYQLFTGEHEAGVHTVEAFAIQASAEDPSVLPEGEVHFGIGELFLGRLRNARHRLETLQRRDLRDGVRYLSDPKVMVGSVLTQVQWLTGSPDTAMRTAAQVVEVAQRTRHHLSLNNILSYACPVYYWSGCFDACDRTVGLLEEHVMRHGIVARRPLALFYRAALDLAAQGASAGVVERLRLSIEDFRRTNHLARMPYYLGVLADAQRAAGDLDDADATIRQALDVAHEQNEGWILPEVLRLQAAILQDRGHPRDAEQRLLESMTKAQMVNALSWRLRAATDLATLWRHGPKAGSARPMLQAVVDEFTEGFATRDLARAVRLLDDLPAPPSP, via the coding sequence GTGACCAACCTCCCCCACGTCCAACCGCGGTCCTATCGCTTCGGGCCGTTCGTCCTGGTGCCGGAACGGCAGCAGCTGCTGCTGGAGGGCTCGCCCGTCCGCATCGGCGGCCGCGCGCTCGACATCCTGACGGCGCTGGTCGAGCGTCCCGGCGAGGTGGTGGGCAAGCGGGCGCTGATGGACCGGGTGTGGCCCGACGTGGTGGTCGACGAAGGCAACCTCAAGGTGAACATGGCGGCGCTGCGCCGCGCGCTCGGCGACGGCTCGGGCACACCCACCGACGCCTACATCGCCACGGTGACCGGCCGGGGCTACCGGTTCGTCGCGCCGGTCGAGTCGCTCGGCGAGTCCGCGCCGCATTCGCCCGCGGCGCCCCGGCCCGGCCACAACCTTCCGATCGGCACCACGCGCATCTTCGGCCGCACCGACGTGATCGAGTCGCTCTCGGCGGAACTGGAGACGGGCCGGCTGGTCTCGATCGTCGGTCCGGGAGGCATCGGCAAGACGACCGTGGCCCTCGCCGTGGCCGAGCGGTCGCTCGACGAGTTTCCCGAGGGCGTGTGGCTGATCGACCTCGCCACCCTGACGGACCCCGAACTGGTGCCGAACGCCATCGCGGCGGCCATCGGCGTGGGAGTGACCTCCGCCGACATGCTCGGGTCCACCTGCGACTTCCTGCAGGGCCGCCGCACGCTCCTGCTGCTCGACAGTTGCGAACACGTCATCGACGCCGTGGCCGGCTGCGCCGAGCGCATCCTCGCGCGAGCCCCGGGCGTGCGCATCCTCGCGACCAGCCGCGAGCCGCTGATGGTGAACCGCGAGCGCGTGCGCCGGCTGCTGGGCCTCAGTTCTCCACCCGAGGGCGCGACGGTGGATGCGGGGGACGCCCTCCGGTATCCCGCGATCCAGCTGTTCGTCGAGCGCGCGCGCGAGCGGGTCGACTCGTACAACCTGTCGGACGCAGACGCACCCGTGGTGGCCGACATCTGCCGGCGTCTCGACGGCATGGCCCTCGCGATCGAGCTGGCCGCCACGCGCGTCGACGTCTTCGGCGTCGCCGGACTGCTGTCCCAGCTCAACGACCGTTTCTCGGTGCTGACCGGCCGCCGTGCCGGGCCGGAGCGGCATCGCACGCTGGCGGCCACGCTCGAATGGAGCTTCGGACTGCTGTCGCCGGACGAGGCTGCGTTCCTGCAGGCCATGGCCGTCTTCTCGGGATCGTTCGACCCGGAGGGCGCCCTGGCCGTATCCGCCACGGCGCGCCCGGAAGCAATGGCCCGTCTGGCGCTCCTCGCCGACAAGTCGCTCATCTCGACGGACATCGACGGCGACCGCATCGCCTACCGGCTGATGGACACGACCCGCAGCCATTGCCGGGAGCGCATGCAGTCGAACGGCGACCTCGCCGCGGTGCAGCAGCGGCACGCCGAACACATCTGCGCCGTCCTCGAACGCGCCACGGTGGAATGGGAACAGCGCCCCGCCAACGAATGGGGCGCCTCGTATGGCCGGTTCATCGACGATCTTCGCGGCGCGCTCGAATGGACGTCCCGGGACGACACGAACCGGGTGCTGCGCATCCGGCTGACCCTCGCCGGCATCCTCCTGTGGAACCACTTCTCGCTCACGGAGGAATGCCGCGTCCAGGTGTCGAGGGCGGTCCGCGAGCTGGACGCGACCGGCCTCTCCGGCACCGAACTCGAGATGAAGCTCAAGCTCTGGCTGGGGGGCTCGTCGATGTTCACCGAAGGCCTGAAGCCCGTCTCGATGGACACGCTGCGCCGGGCGCTCGAGATCGCCGAGCGGACCGGCAACGGCGACTACCGCATGCGCTGCCTGATCATGATCGGGATCTACCAGCTGTTCACCGGGGAACACGAGGCCGGGGTGCACACGGTCGAGGCCTTCGCCATCCAGGCCTCGGCGGAGGACCCGTCGGTGCTGCCGGAGGGCGAAGTGCACTTCGGCATCGGCGAGCTGTTCCTCGGTCGGCTCCGCAACGCCCGACACCGCCTCGAGACGCTGCAACGCCGCGACCTCCGGGACGGTGTGCGCTACCTGTCCGACCCGAAGGTCATGGTAGGCAGCGTGCTCACGCAGGTCCAGTGGCTGACCGGGTCACCCGACACGGCGATGCGCACGGCGGCCCAGGTGGTGGAGGTCGCGCAGCGCACACGGCACCACCTGTCGCTGAACAACATCCTCTCGTACGCCTGCCCCGTGTACTACTGGAGCGGCTGCTTCGACGCGTGCGACCGCACCGTGGGCCTGCTCGAGGAGCACGTGATGCGCCACGGCATCGTGGCCCGGCGCCCGCTCGCGCTGTTCTACCGGGCAGCGCTCGACCTGGCCGCCCAGGGGGCGTCGGCCGGCGTGGTCGAGCGGCTGCGCCTGTCGATCGAGGACTTCCGCCGCACCAACCACCTCGCGCGGATGCCGTACTACCTGGGTGTCCTCGCCGACGCGCAGCGCGCCGCGGGCGACCTGGACGACGCCGACGCGACGATCCGCCAGGCCCTCGACGTCGCACACGAGCAGAACGAGGGCTGGATCCTGCCGGAGGTGCTTCGGCTGCAGGCCGCGATCCTCCAGGACCGGGGCCACCCGCGGGACGCAGAGCAACGGCTGCTGGAATCGATGACGAAGGCCCAGATGGTCAATGCGCTGTCGTGGCGGCTGCGGGCGGCGACGGACCTTGCCACGCTGTGGCGCCACGGCCCGAAGGCCGGGAGCGCGCGGCCCATGCTCCAGGCCGTGGTCGACGAGTTCACCGAAGGGTTCGCGACACGGGACCTGGCCCGCGCGGTCCGCCTGCTGGACGACTTGCCCGCACCGCCGTCGCCCTGA
- a CDS encoding cupin domain-containing protein, protein MSLPPIHRVVTGHDAQGKAIAVENGPLPTVRDFQEMPGMVFHEVWETQGTPPRVGNGPDPTLGPFMHNAPKHGTRIRFVDFPPDSAAFTNSQQMKKLFDEMDEAKGFTTRDDSPHPMMHRTESFDYGVLIEGELVLVLDDSEVVLRPGSVVVQRGTNHAWANRSGKRCRMLYVQIDGEYDPAIAALIAGR, encoded by the coding sequence ATGTCCCTTCCCCCGATCCACCGTGTCGTCACCGGCCACGATGCGCAAGGCAAGGCCATTGCCGTCGAGAACGGCCCGCTGCCCACCGTCCGGGATTTCCAGGAGATGCCGGGGATGGTGTTCCACGAAGTGTGGGAAACCCAGGGCACGCCGCCCCGCGTGGGCAACGGTCCCGACCCGACCCTCGGGCCGTTCATGCACAACGCCCCGAAACATGGCACGCGCATCCGCTTCGTCGACTTCCCGCCGGATTCCGCGGCGTTCACCAACTCGCAGCAGATGAAGAAGCTGTTCGACGAGATGGACGAGGCCAAGGGCTTCACCACCCGCGACGATTCCCCGCACCCGATGATGCACCGCACCGAGTCGTTCGACTACGGCGTGTTGATCGAGGGCGAGCTGGTGCTCGTGCTGGACGATTCCGAGGTGGTGCTCCGCCCGGGCAGCGTCGTGGTGCAGCGGGGCACCAACCATGCCTGGGCGAACCGCTCCGGCAAGCGCTGCCGCATGCTGTACGTGCAGATCGACGGGGAGTACGACCCGGCCATCGCGGCGTTGATCGCCGGGCGCTGA
- a CDS encoding DUF2314 domain-containing protein, whose protein sequence is MSNQSDERFDDFPVWRGFAGPGWLLEDCEAAARAHPKTFKRPAASRAPKLAVGDLVRLHFLLADPQMTSQSENPRAERMWVEICAMEPGAFLGHLTNEPQFIGALSPGDVIEFEWKHVAQLE, encoded by the coding sequence ATGAGCAACCAGTCCGACGAACGATTTGACGATTTCCCGGTGTGGCGAGGCTTTGCCGGTCCGGGATGGCTGCTGGAAGACTGCGAGGCGGCGGCTCGGGCCCATCCGAAGACGTTCAAGCGCCCGGCCGCGTCCCGCGCTCCGAAGCTCGCCGTCGGGGATCTGGTGAGGCTCCATTTCCTCCTCGCCGATCCGCAGATGACTTCGCAGTCCGAGAACCCCAGGGCGGAGCGCATGTGGGTCGAAATCTGCGCCATGGAACCGGGCGCCTTCCTCGGACACCTGACCAACGAGCCGCAGTTCATCGGAGCACTCTCACCTGGAGACGTCATCGAGTTCGAGTGGAAACACGTTGCCCAACTCGAGTGA